In Pochonia chlamydosporia 170 chromosome 3, whole genome shotgun sequence, the following are encoded in one genomic region:
- a CDS encoding cefP protein (similar to Metarhizium robertsii ARSEF 23 XP_007823187.2), with translation MNVPIEILQYIYSHLSTSDFNAARHTCRLWFTASLNRKLLVDMLKQAGWWSSILRIITPMGLARSPGISQERVMSKWIARECNLANPNGNAFVQVGKTDFRGLVSSRRRNQLHGDVSFTVSLCGRYLIATLDQLAYIYELNHVCQPGRSAWSIPLRRRQGMPLGFMRPVASIICPRRILCSSMDTSSGRHSVAFLMEGRVGMVCEITSNGQPASTFSPVTLAGPSMAGSAPNSRGNSPTDTGKTCICHERSPHEPPLVEIGERSVYRNICQADDPPRSVAICPQRNCVAFGCASGIELHWVDALTGQDLSRWFPLSSSSDFLYFLPARRGTDTAKKLRLISSAAGLLNPLDPMTSSYSDFRTTIIGSERTDTTSFWSNRETGLEGQQTADERPGLSMRPMCIRSRVYREGQISDGGAIRTVSARSADHYRAVPLSDGYHILFTDPRTGCLCLGIDAPIGSVTRLLRKVWFRPPLRTVSAIPILYAAGSDTRHGVRVVATFAFAATSPADATDNAPDKQMIAFFTVPPDLFHDLSYGNAMLQQNMSTLNGGRAQRQSTSEPWQPEESYGAIDVFSEAFRDSPSYPLEICGQVIAICDSVTEIALDSSPEMVV, from the coding sequence ATGAACGTTCCTATAGAAATACTTCAGTATATATACTCGCATCTATCGACATCTGATTTCAATGCGGCCCGTCACACGTGTCGACTTTGGTTTACTGCGAGCTTGAATCGAAAGCTACtggtggacatgttgaagcaGGCGGGATGGTGGAGCAGCATTCTACGCATCATCACACCGATGGGGTTGGCGAGATCCCCTGGAATAAGTCAGGAGCGCGTAATGAGCAAATGGATTGCACGGGAGTGTAATCTTGCCAACCCGAATGGAAACGCGTTTGTACAGGTGGGCAAAACAGACTTTCGGGGACTGGTTAGTAGCCGTCGAAGAAATCAACTACATGGAGACGTGTCATTCACCGTTAGCCTCTGCGGGCGATACTTGATCGCGACTTTGGATCAATTGGCTTACATATACGAACTGAATCACGTTTGTCAGCCTGGGCGGTCCGCATGGTCTATTCCGTTGAGGCGCAGACAAGGCATGCCTTTGGGTTTTATGCGTCCTGTTGCGAGCATCATTTGTCCTCGGAGAATTCTGTGTTCCAGTATGGATACTTCGTCAGGAAGACATTCTGTGGCATTTCTAATGGAAGGGCGTGTTGGAATGGTTTGTGAAATTACCAGCAATGGCCAACCCGCTTCGACTTTCTCGCCAGTTACGCTGGCTGGGCCGTCCATGGCGGGATCGGCACCAAACTCCAGAGGAAACTCACCCACAGACACAGGAAAAACTTGTATATGTCACGAGAGATCCCCTCATGAGCCTCCGCTTGTAGAGATTGGGGAAAGATCGGTGTACAGGAACATCTGCCAGGCGGATGATCCGCCGCGATCAGTTGCCATTTGTCCGCAGCGAAACTGTGTGGCCTTTGGTTGTGCGTCTGGAATCGAGCTACACTGGGTGGATGCCTTGACAGGTCAAGATCTTAGCAGATGGTTTCCGCTATCGTCATCGAGCGACTTTCTTTACTTCTTACCAGCGCGAAGAGGCACAGACACGGCAAAAAAGCTGCGCCTAATCAGCTCCGCGGCTGGGTTACTGAATCCGCTTGACCCAATGACGAGTTCGTACAGTGATTTCCGTACCACAATCATCGGATCGGAAAGGACCGATACCACATCATTCTGGAGCAATAGGGAAACAGGTCTGGAAGGCCAACAAACTGCCGACGAACGACCTGGCCTGTCGATGAGGCCAATGTGTATCAGATCCAGAGTATATCGAGAGGGCCAAATATCAGATGGCGGAGCCATACGAACTGTATCAGCCAGGAGTGCTGATCATTACCGGGCTGTCCCTCTCAGCGATGGATATCACATCTTGTTCACTGATCCTCGAACAGGTTGTCTGTGCCTTGGAATTGACGCGCCGATTGGTTCTGTTACACGTCTTCTTCGGAAAGTGTGGTTCCGACCTCCTTTGAGAACGGTGTCGGCAATACCAATCCTGTATGCAGCTGGATCAGATACAAGGCATGGGGTGCGTGTAGTGGCCACGTTTGCGTTTGCGGCGACGTCACCAGCAGACGCGACAGATAATGCCCCCGACAAGCAAATGATTGCGTTCTTTACAGTTCCTCCAGACTTGTTCCATGACTTGAGTTACGGAAACGCGATGCTTCAGCAGAATATGAGCACGTTGAACGGTGGAAGAGCTCAGAGACAAAGCACATCggagccatggcagcctgAGGAGAGTTATGGTGCCATTGACGTATTCAGTGAAGCTTTCCGGGATAGCCCATCGTATCCCCTTGAAATCTGTGGGCAAGTAATAGCCATATGTGACAGCGTTACCGAGATTGCCCTGGACTCGTCACCAGAGATGGTTGTTTAG
- a CDS encoding NAD dependent epimerase/dehydratase (similar to Metarhizium robertsii ARSEF 23 XP_007823192.1), whose translation MAASHHVLLIGGHGKIAQMLTPLLLKRSWTVTSMIRTKEQAPTIEKLGSGLPGKLNVLVSSVDEVSTQERAATILNTVKPDYVAWSAGAGGKGGPEMTFKVDRDAAINFIRAAANIPSITRFLLVSYGGSRRSGASWWPEGEWDDYNKKVNYGVLATYYKAKIAADEALYETSKKSSSLVGICLRPGTLTEEPAGKVELGKTAHVKGNASRASVAATADALLAVDGIKNTWLDLLDGNDDVEAAVKKCVQDGVDAAEGEEIFGSKI comes from the exons atggCCGCATCTCACCATGTTCTTCTCATCGGCGGCCACGGCAAGATCGCCCAGATGCTCACACCACTTCTTCTAAAGCGATCATGGACCGTCACAAGCATGATTCGTACCAAGGAGCAGGCTCCTACCATTGAGAAGCTCGGCAGTGGTCTGCCAGGCAAGCTCAACGTTCTGGTCAGCAGCGTCGACGAGGTTTCTACCCAGGAGCGCGCTGCCACCATTTTAAACACTGTTAAGCCAGATTACGTTGCGTGGAGTGCTG GTGCTGGTGGTAAAGGTGGCCCCGAAATG ACCTTCAAGGTAGACAGAGACGCagccatcaacttcattcGCGCAGCCGCCAATATCCCTTCTATTACGCGATTCCTGCTCGTCTCATACGGTGGATCCCGACGTTCCGGAGCTTCCTGGTGGCCTGAAGGCGAATGGGACGACTACAACAAGAAGGTCAATTACGGGGTTCTCGCAACCTACTACAAGGCCAAAATTGCGGCTGATGAAGCTCTCTATGAGACTTCCAAGAAGAGTTCTAGTCTCGTTGGCATCTGTCTTCGGCCGGGGACCCTTACGGAGGAGCCTGCGGGCAAGGTTGAGCTGGGGAAAACTGCTCATGTGAAGGGCAATGCGAGCAGAGCTAGCGTTGCTGCCACTGCTGATGCTTTGCTTGCGGTGGATGGTATTAAGAATACATGGCTTGATCTTctggatggaaatgatgatgttgaggcAGCTGTGAAAAAGTGTGTTCaggatggcgttgatgcagCTGAGGGCGAGGAAATCTTTGGCTCTAAGATTTAA
- a CDS encoding FAD dependent oxidoreductase (similar to Cordyceps militaris CM01 XP_006674020.1) gives MPKSVCVVGAGPSGLLAAKNLLRNAPEGQFQVSVFDAQDGIGGLWPASKTDMGRQVHPLMVANQSKHTMQFSDLAWEDGAPQLPLAWQVGRYLEQYMDRYLSTHPGFSLHLNTRVVQANRPTGENSGWDVLLESEGKDETQHFEHLVVASGYFGRPVVPEGISLSTTAAVPVIHSSQYRDLKSLLGDRGSAKGKILIVGGQMSGVEIAGTIATHISSAKHSPNSSSIPDVDQCSIHHIVQRPIWVFPLHTTAEPKAAAAPFLPLDFSSYNRNNRPLPLVNTQGHVDEKTAQIVNGIFQSALGTDQAAFSPLLHVTDEMKTQPPYLAVSDYYCDFVRSGEISLYNGKLESLSDNTAKLADGTQIDDVIAVVLATGFDPTPCISYLPDDVLKTLNHSPAHREQPLALAFHGTHHPDVPGLGFVGFYRSPYWGVMQMQARFLAEYWSSSPNASPEALQSKLKSDDSIQRTLNLRDDPRLSQFPMGDYPFLMQEFSEALSIPRVDPSLKGIPMLSHNSLPLDMLTPARYPSPSDDALAKEDAEKLRQDTVQVAIAGLTTPRFMPRAVFRGLLGTWKLERDLTSRLPTHPSGHFSGTAQFLLRDKTSDGLQCAKQGLELSDSDEDGGMEYLYIEDGEFKTEQGFGFRASRRYVWRYDEQKESLSVWFAKPDAPKRADYLFHEIEFMQPEDGREKGWSAKAGHLCIDDYYDVKYNFAFEAVNLKNWSIEYTVNGPKKDYTINGTYTR, from the exons ATGCCTAAATCAGTTTGCGTTGTGG GCGCTGGACCGTCTGGCCTCCTTGCGGCCAAGAATCTACTGCGCAACGCTCCCGAAGGACAGTTCCAAGTCAGCGTGTTTGATGCCCAAGATGGCATTGGGGGGCTATGGCCAGCCTCAAAGACGGACATGGGCCGCCAGGTTCACCCATTGATGGTTGCTAACCAAAGTAAACACACCATGCAATTTAGTGATCTTGCCTGGGAAGATGGAGCGCCTCAATTACCACTGGCGTGGCAGGTTGGGCGCTATCTGGAGCAATATATGGACAGATATTTGTCAACACACCCAGGCTTCAGTTTACATCTCAATACTCGGGTCGTCCAAGCCAATCGGCCAACGGGGGAAAATAGCGGTTGGGATGTTCTCCTTGAATCCGAGGGCAAAGATGAAACACAACACTTCGAGCATCTTGTGGTTGCATCTGGCTACTTCGGCAGACCCGTGGTTCCGGAAGGCATTTCATTATCTACCACCGCAGCTGTACCGGTAATTCATAGTAGCCAGTACAGAGACTTGAAGTCTTTGCTCGGAGACCGTGGTTctgccaagggcaagatcCTCATTGTTGGCGGCCAAATGTCCGGCGTCGAGATTGCTGGAACTATTGCAACGCACATTTCGTCTGCAAAACACTCTCCCAATAGTTCCTCAATACCTGATGTCGACCAATGCTCCATTCACCATATTGTCCAGCGACCAATATGGGTTTTCCCGCTACACACAACAGCAGAA cccAAAGCCGCAGCCGCGCCATTCTTACCTCTTGATTTCTCATCCTACAATCGAAATAACCGACCATTACCGCTGGTAAATACACAAGGCCACGTCGACGAGAAGACGGCGCAGATCGTGAATGGTATCTTCCAGTCAGCTCTAGGAACGGATCAGGCGGCCTTTTCGCCCCTGTTGCATGTGACTGATGAGATGAAGACTCAGCCGCCGTACTTGGCAGTCAGTGATTATTATTGTGATTTCGTGAGATCGGGCGAAATATCTCTGTACAACGGAAAACTCGAGTCGCTAAGCGACAACACAGCGAAGCTTGCTGACGGTACACAAATCGACGATGTCATAGCCGTTGTGCTTGCGACTGGTTTTGATCCAACACCATGTATCTCATATCTTCCCGATGACGTGTTGAAAACCTTGAACCACTCTCCAGCCCACCGAGAACAACCACTGGCCCTAGCATTTCACGGAACTCATCACCCAGACGTCCCAGGGTTGGGGTTCGTGGGCTTCTACCGATCGCCTTACTGGGGTGTCATGCAAATGCAAGCTCGGTTCTTGGCAGAATAttggtcttcatctccaaatgCCTCACCAGAAGCGCTGCAGTCGAAGCTGAAGTCCGATGACTCTATTCAAAGAACTCTCAATCTCCGCGATGACCCAAGATTATCCCAGTTTCCAATGGGCGACTACCCCTTTCTCATGCAAGAATTCTCTGAGGCCCTTTCTATACCACGAGTCGACCCGTCGCTCAAAGGAATCCCCATGCTATCGCACAACAGTCTGCCATTGGACATGCTCACCCCTGCGAGATATCCCTCGCCGTCAGATGATGCCTTGGCGAAGGAAGACGCAGAGAAATTACGCCAGGATACCGTACAAGTTGCTATTGCTGGTCTGACAACGCCTCGGTTCATGCCACGCGCCGTATTCCGGGGTCTCCTTGGCACATGGAAGCTGGAACGAGATCTGACAAGTAGACTGCCAACACACCCAAGCGGTCACTTCAGCGGCACAGCTCAATTTCTTTTAAGAGACAAGACATCAGACGGTCTGCAGTGCGCAAAGCAAGGCCTGGAGTTGTCTGACTCTGACGAAGACGGTGGCATGGAATACTTGTACATCGAAGATGGGGAGTTCAAAACCGAGCAAGGGTTCGGCTTCAGAGCGAGCAGGCGGTACGTCTGGCGATATGATGAGCAAAAGGAATCATTGAGCGTTTGGTTCGCCAAGCCTGATGCTCCTAAGCGCGCAGATTACTTGTTCCACGAGATTGAATTCATGCAGCCGGAAGATGGGCGTGAGAAGGGGTGGTCTGCCAAAGCGGGACATCTCTGCATAGACGATTACTACGATGTCAAGTACAATTTTGCATTTGAGGCGGTCAACTTGAAGAATTGGAGTATAGAATACACTGTCAATGGCCCAAAGAAGGATTACACCATAAATGGGACGTACACAAGATAG
- a CDS encoding acetyltransferase (similar to Metarhizium robertsii ARSEF 23 XP_007816682.1) codes for MSNDSILIEQIVTPEDIIEAFNPICNTFGRQTQDGFFMAMNPGWETPEGHARGASLMVDRWRATTKDQQGRPNAIFLKATVPSESESNKIVGTAIWLQASNVPGHGDPPVQDLSKAMNLDNLYPGNAAEQRYLCQVDYSLHRQRIELVKKKVDSSPPSVMVLDLCVVDPAYQGRGIARRLVQWGLDEAKARGGLECITEASIMGRWVYQKMGFRQEGPDIEFVVDEEFADRSRPPNIFMRTGID; via the coding sequence ATGAGCAATGACAGCATTCTCATCGAACAAATCGTCACGCCAGAGGACATCATAGAAGCCTTCAACCCCATCTGCAACACCTTTGGGCGCCAAACCCaggatggcttcttcatggccatGAACCCCGGCTGGGAAACCCCAGAAGGCCATGCCCGAGGCGCATCTCTCATGGTCGATCGCTGGCGAGCAACAACCAAGGACCAACAAGGTCGTCCAAACGCCATATTTCTCAAGGCCACAGTCCCCAGCGAATCCGAATCGAACAAGATCGTCGGCACAGCAATCTGGCTGCAAGCCTCCAACGTCCCAGGCCACGGCGACCCGCCCGTCCAAGACCTCAGCAAAGCAATGAACCTGGACAATCTGTATCCCGGCAATGCAGCCGAGCAACGATATCTATGCCAGGTGGATTACTCACTGCACCGCCAGCGCATAGAACTTGTGAAGAAAAAGGTCGACTCCTCGCCTCCTTCCGTCATGGTGCTTGACCTCTGTGTTGTCGACCCTGCTTACCAGGGAAGAGGTATTGCCAggcgtctggttcaatggGGGTTGGATGAGGCAAAGGCCCGAGGGGGCTTGGAATGCATCACCGAGGCTTCGATTATGGGGCGATGGGTGTATCAAAAGATGGGATTTCGACAGGAGGGACCGGATATTGAGTTTGTGGTGGATGAGGAGTTTGCGGACCGGAGTCGGCCGCCAAATATTTTTATGCGGACTGGAATTGATTGA
- a CDS encoding MFS multidrug transporter (similar to Neosartorya fischeri NRRL 181 XP_001266260.1), translated as MDAKDTPSEAAASHHAAMDTSSSTRYSSSSRRPSHARPSKESFDPNLDVNLPYRTLTANAHMEEYTVPSRTGEVPLDRTHNLVTFTPDDPENPKNWSKAFKWYCTMVVALTCFVVAFASAVVTANIPGVAEEFHVSEEVALLSISLFVVGFGVGPMVFAPLSEVYGRRIIYGSTLLIAVVFIIPCAVATNISTLLVCRTIDGIAFSAPMTLVGGTLADLWKNEERGVPMAAFSAAPFIGPAIGPLIGGFLSDATGWRWLYWIQLIFAAVVWILITFTVPETYAPTILARRARKLRASTGNNSHVTEQDLDMRPMSERLAIFLIRPFQLLFRELIVFLISLYMSVLYGLLYMFFVAFPIIYQKGKGYSAGKTGLMFIPVAVGVLAGICSAWINKHYLTLVKRYNGHPPAEARLIPMMASCWFIPVGLFIFAWSSYPELSWAGPAMGGFPVGFGFIFLYNSANNYLVDSYQHQAASALAAKTFIRSFWGAGVVLFTEQMYDRLGDQWASTLLAFISLACCAIPFLFWKFGARIRARSKYAYGGEDADDSGADDVEKAKQGNGNEGVVRDDLEHDEDLRRARSYVSNP; from the exons ATGGACGCAAAAGATACACCCTCTGAAGCGGCTGCTTCTCACCACGCCGCCATGGATACCTCCTCATCAACGCGAtattcatcatcctcacGAAGACCCTCTCACGCTCGTCCCTCAAAAGAGTCCTTCGACCCAAACTTGGATGTCAACCTACCTTATCGGACGCTCACTGCCAATGCCCACATGGAAGAGTACACTGTGCCATCACGAACCGGTGAAGTCCCACTTGATCGGACGCACAACCTCGTCACCTTTACGCCTGATGACCCCGAGAATCCCAAGAACTGGAGCAAGGCGTTCAAGTGGTATTGCACCATGGTTGTTGCGCTGACTTGTTTCGTCGTGGCGTTTGCGTCCGCCGTGGTGACGGCCAATATTCCTGGTGTGGCGGAGGAGTTTCACGTCAGTGAGGAGGTTGCTCTGCTGAGTATTTCGTTGTTTGTCGtgggttttggtgttgggccCATGGTTTTTGCGCCCTTGAGCGAGGTATATGGACGGAGAATCATATA TGGCTCTACTTTGCTAATTGCGGTGGTGTTCATCATTCCCTGCGCTGTGGCTACGAATATTTCGACTTTGCTGGTTTGCCGAACTATTGATGGTATTGCGTTTTCGGCGCCAATGACTCTTGTGGGTGGAACGTTGGCGGATCTGTGGAAGAATGAGGAGCGTGGTGTGCCTATGGCTGCGTTTTCTGCCGCGCCATTCATTGGTCCTGCGA TTGGCCCTCTTATTGGCGGTTTCCTCTCCGACGCCACtggctggcgctggctcTACTGGATTCAACTCATCTTTGCCGCTGTGGTTTGGATCCTCATCACATTCACCGTGCCCGAGACTTACGCACCCACGATCCTCGCCCGACGAGCCCGGAAACTGCGCGCCTCAACGGGTAACAACTCCCACGTTACGGAGCAGGATCTGGACATGCGCCCCATGTCAGAGCGtcttgccatcttcctcatccgtCCGTTCCAGCTGCTCTTCCGGGAACTCATTGTCTTTCTCATCTCGCTGTACATGAGTGTCCTGTATGGCCTGCTGTACATGTTTTTCGTGGCCTTCCCCATCATCTACCAAAAGGGCAAGGGATACTCCGCCGGCAAGACGGGATTGATGTTCATTCCCGTCGCGGTGGGGGTCCTGGCCGGCATCTGCTCTGCCTGGATCAACAAGCACTACTTGACGCTTGTGAAGCGATACAACGGCCATCCGCCCGCAGAAGCGCGTCTCATTCCCATGATGGCCTCGTGCTGGTTCATCCCCGTGGggctcttcatctttgcctgGTCGTCGTATCCGGAGTTGTCGTGGGCCGGACCAGCCATGGGTGGATTCCCCGTGGGTTTCGGCTTCATTTTTCTGTATAACTCCGCCAACAACTATCTCGTCGACTCGTATCAGCACCAGGCTGCGTCTGCACTGGCGGCCAAGACGTTCATCCGGAGTTTCTGGGGCGCGGGCGTTGTGCTGTTCACGGAGCAGATGTACGATCGGCTGGGTGACCAGTGGGCGTCGACGCTGCTTGCTTTTATTAGCTTGGCGTGCTGTGCTATTCCGTTCCTGTTCTGGAAGTTTGGTGCTAGGATTCGCGCGAGGAGCAAGTATGCGTATGGTGGGgaggatgctgatgattCTGGggcagatgatgttgagaaggcgaAGCAGGGGAACGGGAATGAGGGTGTTGTGCGGGATGATTTGGAGCATGATGAGGATTTGAGACGAGCGAGGAGCTATGTTAGCAATCCTTGA